Proteins from a single region of Mumia flava:
- the ftsH gene encoding ATP-dependent zinc metalloprotease FtsH — MDLKRIFKGPWLWIIISVVAVLALLQFVSSNNGYDEVETATMVRYFDQGKVSEATFIGAGDNEVRVTLDDDTKARAHWLSNQQANQLIEQADQAYADKDLKSYDVQIPQPSFLGNLLGLLLPFALIFLLFIFLMNSMQGGGGRVMQFAKSKAKLISKDTPQTTFADVAGADEAVEELGEIKEFLAEPQKFQAVGAKIPKGVLLYGPPGTGKTLLARAVAGEAGVPFYSISGSDFVEMFVGVGASRVRDLFEQAKENAPAIVFIDEIDAVGRHRGTGMGGGHDEREQTLNQLLVEMDGFDVRGGVILIAATNRPDVLDPALLRPGRFDRQIGVEAPDLKGRLTILQVHSRGKPLAEGVDLESVARRTPGFSGADLANVLNEAALLTARSDQALIDNQTLDEAIDRVVAGPQKRTRLMSEHERKITAYHEGGHALVAAALPGSDPVHKITILPRGRALGYTMVLPDEDKYSQTRAEMLDKLAYMLGGRAAEELVFHNPTTGAANDIEKATNLARAMVTQYGMTERIGAVRLGENDSQPFLGRDIGHARNYSEEIAAIVDEEVKNFIAIAHQEAFDILVENRHVLDELVLALLEKETLDKSEVAEIFSALTLRPVRPAWTGSDQRRPSELPPVTSPKEINGTAQPQADDEEGTIVLAPGAGGEDVHGPGSGQVGGSSEPPSPGIG, encoded by the coding sequence ATGGACCTCAAACGCATCTTCAAGGGCCCGTGGCTCTGGATCATCATCAGTGTCGTCGCGGTCCTCGCGCTGCTCCAGTTCGTCTCCTCCAACAACGGGTACGACGAGGTCGAGACAGCGACCATGGTGCGCTACTTCGACCAGGGCAAGGTCTCGGAGGCCACGTTCATCGGCGCCGGCGACAACGAGGTCCGCGTGACCCTCGACGACGACACGAAGGCCCGTGCGCACTGGCTGAGCAACCAGCAGGCCAACCAGCTGATCGAGCAGGCCGACCAGGCCTACGCCGACAAGGACCTCAAGTCCTACGACGTCCAGATCCCGCAGCCCAGCTTCCTGGGCAACCTGCTCGGTCTCCTGCTGCCGTTCGCGCTGATCTTCCTGCTGTTCATCTTCCTGATGAACAGCATGCAGGGTGGCGGCGGCCGCGTGATGCAGTTCGCCAAGTCGAAGGCGAAGCTGATCAGCAAGGACACGCCGCAGACCACGTTCGCCGACGTCGCCGGCGCGGACGAGGCGGTCGAGGAGCTCGGTGAGATCAAGGAGTTCCTCGCCGAGCCGCAGAAGTTCCAGGCCGTCGGCGCGAAGATCCCCAAGGGCGTGCTGCTGTACGGCCCGCCCGGCACCGGCAAGACGCTGCTCGCGCGTGCCGTCGCCGGTGAGGCGGGCGTCCCGTTCTACTCGATCTCCGGCTCCGACTTCGTCGAGATGTTCGTGGGCGTGGGTGCGAGCCGGGTCCGGGACCTGTTCGAGCAGGCGAAGGAGAACGCCCCGGCCATCGTCTTCATCGACGAGATCGACGCCGTCGGTCGGCACCGTGGCACCGGCATGGGCGGTGGCCACGACGAGCGCGAGCAGACCCTCAACCAGCTGCTCGTCGAGATGGACGGCTTCGACGTCCGTGGCGGCGTGATCCTGATCGCCGCGACCAACCGCCCCGACGTCCTCGACCCGGCGCTGCTGCGCCCCGGCCGCTTCGACCGCCAGATCGGGGTCGAGGCGCCGGACCTCAAGGGCCGCCTGACGATCCTCCAGGTGCACTCCCGGGGCAAGCCGCTCGCCGAGGGCGTCGACCTCGAGTCGGTCGCCCGCCGCACGCCCGGGTTCTCCGGTGCGGACCTCGCCAACGTGCTCAACGAGGCCGCGCTGCTGACCGCGCGCAGCGACCAGGCGCTGATCGACAACCAGACGCTCGACGAGGCGATCGACCGCGTCGTCGCGGGCCCGCAGAAGCGGACCCGTCTGATGAGCGAGCACGAGCGCAAGATCACCGCGTACCACGAGGGCGGGCACGCGCTCGTGGCTGCTGCGCTGCCCGGCAGCGATCCCGTACACAAGATCACGATCCTGCCGCGCGGCCGCGCCCTCGGCTACACGATGGTGCTGCCGGACGAGGACAAGTACTCCCAGACCCGCGCGGAGATGCTCGACAAGCTCGCGTACATGCTCGGTGGCCGGGCCGCGGAGGAGCTGGTGTTCCACAACCCGACGACCGGCGCGGCCAACGACATCGAGAAGGCGACGAACCTCGCCCGCGCGATGGTCACCCAGTACGGCATGACGGAGCGGATCGGCGCCGTGCGGCTCGGTGAGAACGACTCCCAGCCGTTCCTCGGGCGCGACATCGGGCACGCCCGCAACTACTCCGAGGAGATCGCCGCGATCGTCGACGAGGAGGTCAAGAACTTCATCGCGATCGCGCACCAGGAGGCCTTCGACATCCTGGTCGAGAACCGCCACGTCCTCGACGAGCTGGTGCTGGCGCTGCTGGAGAAGGAGACGCTGGACAAGTCCGAGGTCGCCGAGATCTTCTCGGCGCTGACGCTCCGCCCGGTCCGCCCGGCGTGGACGGGCTCGGACCAGCGGCGCCCCTCCGAGCTCCCGCCGGTCACCAGCCCCAAGGAGATCAACGGGACGGCCCAGCCGCAGGCCGACGACGAGGAGGGCACGATCGTGCTCGCTCCCGGCGCCGGCGGCGAGGACGTCCACGGCCCGGGATCCGGTCAGGTCGGGGGCTCGTCGGAGCCGCCGAGCCCGGGGATCGGCTGA
- the folE gene encoding GTP cyclohydrolase I FolE yields MALGEFDAVRAEAAVRELLAAIGDDPERDGLRDTPARVARAYREIFAGMRQDPDEALSRTFAVDHDEMILVKDIELWSMCEHHLVPFTGVAHVGYIPATDGRVVGLSKLARLVDVYARRPQVQERLTTQIADALSNALNPVGVIVQLEAEHLCMTMRGVRKPGAKTITSAVRGQLRDPATRAEAMALIKGQ; encoded by the coding sequence GTGGCGCTCGGCGAGTTCGACGCCGTACGCGCGGAGGCCGCCGTCCGTGAGCTGCTCGCGGCGATCGGCGACGACCCGGAGCGCGACGGCCTGCGGGACACCCCGGCTCGGGTCGCGCGGGCGTACCGCGAGATCTTCGCGGGCATGCGCCAGGACCCCGACGAGGCCCTGTCGCGCACCTTCGCGGTCGACCACGACGAGATGATCCTGGTCAAGGACATCGAGCTGTGGTCGATGTGCGAGCACCACCTGGTGCCGTTCACCGGTGTCGCGCACGTCGGCTACATCCCGGCGACCGACGGCCGGGTGGTCGGGTTGTCGAAGCTCGCGCGGCTGGTCGACGTGTACGCGCGCCGCCCGCAGGTGCAGGAGCGGCTGACCACCCAGATCGCGGACGCGCTCAGCAACGCCCTGAACCCGGTGGGCGTGATCGTCCAGCTCGAGGCCGAGCATCTCTGCATGACGATGCGCGGGGTGCGCAAGCCCGGAGCGAAGACGATCACCAGCGCCGTCCGAGGCCAGCTGAGGGACCCGGCCACGCGGGCCGAGGCGATGGCTCTGATCAAGGGGCAGTGA
- the folP gene encoding dihydropteroate synthase yields the protein MFARRDAALLPAVGRCQVMGVVNVTPDSFSDGGRWLDADSAIRHGLALVEAGADVVDVGGESTRPGAERVDAATELARVEPVVRALAAEGVVVSVDTMRAEVAERAIEAGARVLNDVSGGLADPRIREVAAVSGVSYVVMHWRGHSAGMLGEDLTRYADLVPDVVAELAASVEAALAAGVRPEQVIVDPGIGFSKGGDQNWNVLRRLDAFADLGYPLLVATSRKRFLGDLLADDAGARPPLERDDATAALSALVAAEGAWCVRVHDVGPSADAVRVAERWRDG from the coding sequence GTGTTCGCCCGGCGTGACGCCGCGCTCCTGCCGGCCGTGGGCCGGTGCCAGGTGATGGGCGTCGTGAACGTCACGCCGGACTCGTTCTCCGACGGGGGGCGCTGGCTGGACGCCGACTCCGCGATCCGGCACGGGCTCGCGCTCGTCGAGGCCGGAGCGGACGTCGTGGACGTCGGAGGCGAGTCCACCCGTCCCGGTGCGGAGCGGGTCGACGCCGCGACCGAGCTGGCGAGGGTCGAGCCGGTGGTGCGCGCGCTGGCGGCCGAGGGCGTCGTGGTGTCGGTCGACACGATGCGCGCCGAGGTCGCCGAGCGCGCGATCGAGGCGGGTGCACGTGTGCTCAACGACGTCTCGGGCGGCCTGGCCGACCCGCGGATCCGTGAGGTCGCGGCCGTGAGCGGAGTCTCGTACGTCGTGATGCACTGGCGCGGGCACTCCGCGGGGATGCTCGGCGAGGACCTGACCCGCTATGCCGACCTGGTGCCGGACGTGGTCGCGGAGCTGGCGGCGTCCGTGGAGGCGGCGCTGGCGGCGGGCGTGCGCCCGGAGCAGGTGATCGTGGATCCCGGGATCGGGTTCTCCAAGGGCGGCGACCAGAACTGGAACGTCCTGCGCCGGCTCGACGCGTTCGCCGACCTGGGGTATCCGTTGCTGGTGGCGACCTCGCGCAAGCGGTTCCTCGGCGACCTGCTCGCCGACGACGCCGGCGCGCGCCCGCCCCTGGAGCGCGACGACGCGACCGCCGCGCTGAGCGCGCTCGTCGCGGCCGAGGGCGCCTGGTGCGTCCGGGTCCACGACGTCGGCCCCAGCGCGGACGCCGTGCGGGTGGCGGAGCGGTGGCGCGATGGCTGA
- a CDS encoding nuclear transport factor 2 family protein yields the protein MAEAALERGILATHQALYDAIETGDLDLMESLWLPGEDTVCIFPGAEPVNGTAAIVRSWAMLMAQVGYVQFILTDVVVRRRGDVAVVTCTENVLAEAGAETEAVFTGGRGVASDVLVSTPGGWRLLSHHAGPVVDGEE from the coding sequence ATGGCTGAGGCAGCGCTCGAGCGGGGGATCCTCGCGACCCACCAGGCGCTCTACGACGCGATCGAGACCGGCGACCTCGACCTGATGGAGTCGCTGTGGCTCCCGGGGGAGGACACCGTCTGCATCTTCCCCGGCGCCGAGCCGGTCAACGGCACGGCGGCGATCGTACGGTCGTGGGCGATGCTGATGGCGCAGGTCGGCTACGTGCAGTTCATCCTCACCGACGTCGTGGTGCGGCGACGCGGGGACGTGGCGGTGGTGACCTGCACCGAGAACGTGCTGGCGGAGGCCGGCGCCGAGACGGAGGCGGTCTTCACCGGCGGCCGCGGCGTCGCCAGCGACGTGCTGGTCTCCACACCCGGCGGGTGGAGGCTCCTGTCCCACCACGCGGGTCCGGTCGTGGACGGGGAGGAGTGA
- the folB gene encoding dihydroneopterin aldolase, protein MTAGVNRAVAPPVGTVPTGLDRIAVTGIETYGYHGVLPAEREQGQRFVVDVVLGLDLAPAAETGDLSATVHYGTLSEEVRDAVAAAPVDLIETLAQRVIDLCFAYQVVRWASVTVHKPHAPIPVTFSDVAVTIERSRS, encoded by the coding sequence ATGACAGCGGGAGTCAACCGGGCGGTCGCGCCCCCGGTCGGCACGGTGCCCACGGGCCTGGACCGGATCGCCGTCACCGGCATCGAGACGTACGGCTACCACGGCGTCCTGCCCGCGGAGCGGGAGCAGGGTCAGCGCTTCGTCGTCGACGTCGTGCTGGGTCTCGATCTGGCCCCCGCCGCCGAGACCGGCGACTTAAGCGCGACAGTCCACTACGGTACGTTGTCCGAAGAGGTGCGGGACGCCGTGGCGGCCGCGCCCGTGGATCTGATCGAGACGCTTGCTCAGCGAGTCATCGACCTGTGCTTCGCGTACCAGGTCGTACGGTGGGCGAGCGTGACGGTCCACAAGCCCCATGCACCGATTCCGGTGACGTTCTCCGACGTCGCCGTGACGATAGAGCGGAGTCGTTCGTGA
- the folK gene encoding 2-amino-4-hydroxy-6-hydroxymethyldihydropteridine diphosphokinase gives MTETPNPHAPDTDTMTGGMRPIRQAVVSVGSNLGERINNVQGAVAALADTPEVTVVSVSSVYETVPVGAPPGSRDFLNAVVLIDTTLTVHTLLDRCQAIEDAFGRERTEDQNAPRTLDVDLIVVGSRVASDDRLTLPHPRAHERAFVLVPWMELDLEGEIPGKGFVADLVQGLDTAGVKRREDLEILV, from the coding sequence GTGACCGAGACGCCCAACCCGCACGCACCCGACACCGACACGATGACCGGTGGCATGCGTCCGATCCGTCAGGCTGTGGTCTCGGTCGGGTCCAACCTCGGCGAGCGGATCAACAACGTGCAGGGCGCGGTGGCGGCGCTGGCCGACACCCCCGAGGTCACGGTCGTGTCCGTCTCCAGCGTGTACGAGACGGTCCCCGTCGGAGCTCCGCCGGGCTCGCGGGACTTCCTGAACGCCGTCGTCCTGATCGACACGACCCTCACGGTGCACACCCTGCTGGACCGCTGCCAGGCGATCGAGGACGCGTTCGGCCGGGAGCGCACGGAGGACCAGAACGCCCCGCGCACGCTCGACGTCGACCTGATCGTCGTGGGGAGCCGGGTCGCGTCCGACGACCGGCTGACGCTGCCGCACCCGCGGGCGCACGAGCGTGCGTTCGTCCTCGTGCCGTGGATGGAGCTCGACCTGGAGGGCGAGATCCCGGGCAAGGGGTTCGTCGCCGACCTCGTCCAGGGTCTCGACACCGCCGGGGTGAAGCGACGCGAGGACCTCGAGATCCTCGTCTGA
- a CDS encoding DUF3180 domain-containing protein codes for MARRPLRRTSAVGLAVFAVIGLAVGRSVRPFLEWRDATVPTVSWVAAGTLVFLAAVLGATAWATYDALHRDRRTMQSSLALRLLALAKASAIVGSLIAGYYVGFAIAFLGDLEIDGPRERAIKAGVAAVAAVLVVVAALALERACEVPSDDDPDGAEQA; via the coding sequence ATGGCACGCCGACCCCTGCGACGGACCTCGGCCGTCGGGCTGGCCGTCTTCGCGGTGATCGGCCTCGCGGTCGGGCGCAGCGTGCGCCCGTTCCTGGAGTGGCGCGACGCGACCGTGCCGACGGTGTCCTGGGTGGCGGCGGGGACGCTGGTCTTCCTCGCTGCCGTGCTCGGTGCGACCGCCTGGGCGACGTACGACGCGCTGCACCGCGACCGGCGCACGATGCAGTCGAGCCTGGCGCTGAGGCTGCTCGCGCTCGCGAAGGCGTCGGCGATCGTGGGCTCCCTGATCGCCGGCTACTACGTCGGTTTCGCGATCGCGTTCCTGGGTGACCTCGAGATCGACGGGCCGCGCGAGCGTGCGATCAAGGCCGGTGTCGCCGCCGTGGCCGCCGTGCTGGTGGTGGTGGCGGCCCTGGCCCTCGAACGTGCCTGCGAGGTGCCGTCCGACGACGATCCGGACGGCGCCGAGCAGGCGTGA
- a CDS encoding ABC transporter ATP-binding protein has product MHRSEDAAIVLDAVGKRYPDGTTAVGSLSLTVPRGELVALVGPSGCGKSTTLKMINRLIEPTSGRIVIDGQDVTKADPVALRRGIGYVIQNVGLFPHQTIRDNVATVPSLLGWKRRRARERVDELLDLVGLEPETFGDRYPHQLSGGQRQRVGVARALAADPPVLLMDEPFGAVDPVVRDRLQDEFGRLQDTLGKTVVFVTHDIDEAVRLGDRVAVLAGGGDLRQYDSPAVVLGDPADDFVAQFVGSERGLRRLAVTPIEAEDLEDPPVVRATSAESAAAAAMDRADLPYALVVDAEDRLRGWVHHEQLRDRTDVRPRRMEAYVGRDASLKEALSVMLRYDAGWVAVLDDDGRLLGVLTPESLHAALRRSIRTTEPLPLPDAG; this is encoded by the coding sequence ATGCACCGTAGCGAGGACGCGGCCATCGTGCTCGACGCCGTCGGCAAGCGCTACCCGGACGGCACCACCGCCGTGGGGTCGCTGTCGCTGACGGTGCCGCGCGGCGAGCTGGTGGCGCTGGTCGGGCCGTCGGGCTGCGGGAAGTCGACGACGCTGAAGATGATCAACCGGCTGATCGAGCCGACGTCCGGCCGGATCGTGATCGACGGCCAGGACGTGACGAAGGCCGACCCGGTCGCACTACGCCGCGGCATCGGCTACGTGATCCAGAACGTCGGCCTGTTCCCGCACCAGACGATCCGCGACAACGTCGCCACCGTCCCGTCTCTGCTCGGCTGGAAGCGCCGCCGGGCGCGCGAGCGGGTCGACGAGCTGCTCGACCTCGTGGGACTGGAGCCCGAGACGTTCGGCGACCGCTACCCCCACCAGCTCTCCGGCGGGCAGCGCCAGCGCGTCGGCGTCGCCCGCGCGCTCGCCGCCGATCCGCCGGTGCTGCTGATGGACGAGCCCTTCGGCGCCGTCGACCCGGTGGTCCGGGACCGTCTCCAGGACGAGTTCGGGCGGCTGCAGGACACGCTGGGCAAGACGGTCGTGTTCGTGACGCACGACATCGACGAGGCCGTACGCCTGGGTGACCGCGTCGCGGTGCTGGCCGGCGGCGGCGACCTGCGTCAGTACGACTCCCCCGCCGTCGTCCTCGGCGACCCGGCCGACGACTTCGTCGCGCAGTTCGTCGGGTCCGAGCGCGGGCTCCGCCGGCTCGCCGTCACGCCGATCGAGGCGGAGGACCTGGAGGACCCGCCGGTCGTCCGGGCGACGTCGGCCGAGTCCGCCGCCGCGGCGGCGATGGACCGCGCCGACCTGCCGTACGCGCTGGTGGTCGACGCCGAGGACCGGCTCCGGGGCTGGGTGCACCACGAGCAGCTCCGGGACCGTACCGACGTCCGGCCGCGGCGGATGGAGGCGTACGTCGGGCGGGACGCCTCGCTGAAGGAAGCACTCTCGGTCATGCTGCGCTACGACGCCGGCTGGGTCGCCGTGCTGGACGACGACGGCCGGCTGCTCGGCGTCCTGACGCCGGAGTCGCTGCACGCCGCCCTGCGTCGCTCGATCCGGACCACCGAGCCGCTCCCGCTGCCCGACGCCGGCTGA
- a CDS encoding ABC transporter permease: MTVAAFGAALSTATDTGPPCYARTVNDWLCWDYVVDYAPELREATVQHIALTAASVVLGLVLALVLAIAARNRPRWRAALLSGTTIVYTIPSLALFALLVPWTGLSAATVVVGLGLYSLSILVRNVLAGLDGVPDEVHEAARGLGYSTTRMLARIEMPIAVPVIVAGLRVATVSTVAMVTLGTIVSYGGLGNMLATGIDDTFKAQVLTTSVLCVLLAVVFDLVVVGVGWLLTPWSRRSS; this comes from the coding sequence GTGACTGTAGCCGCGTTCGGCGCCGCGCTCAGCACGGCGACCGACACCGGGCCGCCGTGCTACGCGCGCACCGTCAACGACTGGCTGTGCTGGGACTACGTCGTCGACTACGCGCCCGAGCTGCGCGAGGCGACCGTCCAGCATATCGCCCTGACGGCCGCGTCGGTGGTGCTCGGCCTGGTGCTCGCGCTGGTGCTGGCGATCGCGGCGCGCAACCGGCCGCGCTGGCGCGCCGCGCTGCTGTCGGGGACCACGATCGTCTACACGATCCCGTCGCTGGCGCTGTTCGCGCTGCTCGTGCCGTGGACGGGGCTGAGCGCCGCGACCGTCGTCGTCGGTCTCGGTCTCTACTCGCTGTCGATCCTGGTCCGCAACGTGCTGGCGGGCCTGGACGGCGTGCCCGACGAGGTCCACGAGGCGGCGCGCGGCCTCGGCTACTCCACCACCCGGATGCTCGCGCGGATCGAGATGCCGATCGCGGTGCCGGTGATCGTCGCGGGTCTGCGGGTCGCGACGGTCTCGACCGTCGCGATGGTGACGCTCGGGACGATCGTGTCGTACGGCGGGCTCGGCAACATGCTGGCGACCGGCATCGACGACACGTTCAAGGCCCAGGTGCTGACGACGAGCGTCCTGTGCGTGCTGCTCGCGGTGGTCTTCGACCTCGTCGTCGTGGGCGTCGGGTGGCTGCTCACCCCGTGGAGCAGGAGGTCGTCGTGA
- a CDS encoding ABC transporter permease, which yields MNDIVEAFGLLLDPAAWSGNDGFGVQMLEQVLLTVTALLAVMLVGLPLGLWLGHRGRGGTFAINVSNVGRAVPVFAVLGLLSLGPVGSSELGWYGRAGLATLIALVLFGLPPVITNAYVGVREVDPEITEAARGQGMSGWQVFWGAELPLAARLVANGVRLAVVQIWATATIAALVAGPGLGNTITYGFATNNESYVVAGALLIALGALVAEGVLALIERRVDPLRNVSGSRHDGLSEDESLSIDAAGRP from the coding sequence GTGAACGACATCGTGGAGGCCTTCGGCCTGCTGCTCGACCCGGCGGCGTGGAGCGGCAACGACGGTTTCGGTGTGCAGATGCTCGAGCAGGTCCTGCTGACGGTCACGGCGCTGCTCGCGGTGATGCTGGTCGGGCTCCCGCTCGGACTGTGGCTCGGGCACCGCGGACGCGGGGGCACGTTCGCGATCAACGTGTCGAACGTCGGCCGCGCGGTCCCGGTCTTCGCGGTGCTCGGCCTGCTCTCGCTCGGGCCGGTCGGGAGCTCCGAGCTCGGCTGGTACGGCCGTGCGGGCCTCGCGACGCTGATCGCGCTGGTGCTGTTCGGGCTGCCGCCGGTGATCACCAACGCGTACGTGGGGGTGCGGGAGGTCGATCCGGAGATCACCGAGGCGGCGCGCGGGCAGGGCATGAGCGGGTGGCAGGTGTTCTGGGGCGCCGAGCTTCCGCTGGCGGCGCGCCTGGTCGCGAACGGGGTCAGGCTGGCCGTGGTGCAGATCTGGGCGACCGCGACGATCGCGGCGCTGGTCGCGGGGCCGGGGCTGGGCAACACGATCACCTACGGCTTCGCGACCAACAACGAGAGCTACGTCGTCGCGGGTGCGCTGCTGATCGCGCTGGGGGCCCTGGTGGCCGAGGGTGTGCTCGCGCTGATCGAGCGCCGGGTCGACCCCCTGCGGAACGTCAGTGGGTCACGCCATGATGGTCTGAGCGAGGACGAGTCGTTGTCCATCGATGCGGCCGGTCGGCCGTGA
- a CDS encoding ABC transporter substrate-binding protein — protein MSLFTRRARRGRARARTALAVAGAAALVALAGCGSDDEGGSGGDESLGPVTISGQNFTEMQILAELYAQVLADDGYEVTQKLVDTRPIYIDQLSSNDVQVAPEYLSGIGDYLNTEAFGPDADPITDNNVQATYDEVATLAADVGITLLEPAEATDQNAYAVTQEYADQLSLATLSDLGESGETVKLAAAPDCKDRQDCAKGLESVYGIDIAEVVPLGFGSPEGKQAAQNGEVQVVQVATTDGSLEDDGLVLLEDDQGLQPAQNLIPAVNSEWLTTNQDAATSLNELSASLTTEDLAELNARVDVDREKPADVARDYLESEGLLG, from the coding sequence ATGTCACTGTTCACCCGGCGCGCACGTCGCGGACGTGCGCGTGCCCGGACCGCGCTGGCTGTGGCCGGCGCCGCCGCGCTGGTCGCCCTGGCGGGTTGCGGATCCGACGACGAGGGCGGGAGCGGCGGCGACGAGTCGCTCGGCCCGGTCACGATCTCGGGCCAGAACTTCACCGAGATGCAGATCCTGGCGGAGCTGTACGCCCAGGTCCTCGCCGACGACGGCTACGAGGTGACGCAGAAGCTCGTCGACACCCGGCCGATCTACATCGACCAGCTGTCGAGCAACGACGTCCAGGTCGCCCCTGAGTACCTCTCGGGCATCGGCGACTACCTCAACACCGAGGCCTTCGGCCCGGATGCCGACCCGATCACCGACAACAACGTGCAGGCGACGTACGACGAGGTTGCGACGCTCGCGGCCGACGTCGGCATCACGCTGCTGGAGCCGGCGGAGGCGACCGACCAGAACGCCTACGCCGTCACCCAGGAGTACGCCGACCAGCTCTCGCTCGCGACGCTGTCCGACCTCGGCGAGTCGGGCGAGACCGTGAAGCTCGCGGCCGCACCGGACTGCAAGGACCGTCAGGACTGCGCGAAGGGTCTGGAGTCGGTGTACGGGATCGACATCGCCGAGGTCGTGCCGCTCGGCTTCGGCAGCCCGGAGGGCAAGCAGGCGGCCCAGAACGGCGAGGTCCAGGTCGTGCAGGTCGCGACGACCGACGGGTCCCTGGAGGACGACGGTCTCGTCCTGCTGGAGGACGACCAGGGTCTCCAGCCCGCCCAGAACCTCATCCCGGCGGTCAACAGCGAGTGGCTGACGACCAACCAGGATGCGGCCACGTCCCTGAACGAGCTGTCGGCGAGCCTGACGACCGAGGACCTGGCCGAGCTGAACGCCCGGGTCGACGTGGACCGGGAGAAGCCCGCCGACGTGGCGCGCGACTACCTCGAGAGCGAGGGGCTGCTCGGCTGA
- a CDS encoding metallophosphoesterase, protein MGGLYAVSDIHGHLEVLVATLHANGLTDADGHWTGGDARLWFLGDYVDRGPDGLAVIELAMRLEDEAAAAGGSATALLGNHEILLLGTQRYGETEIPSDPRFNFAVNWIHNGGVITDLEGLTEEHLDWLTTRDVIASVDGHLLMHSDTTGYLLWADEVDQINAAVRAELHMPDLETWWEAWTRLTHRYAFSGEDGHEVARTMLATLGGNDIVHGHTIGATLRGGGVTAHDEPVRYAGGLVLDIDGGIYLGGPCQLVRLDTQEPPGLVPDGSR, encoded by the coding sequence ATGGGGGGCCTCTACGCGGTCAGCGACATCCACGGGCATCTCGAGGTGCTGGTCGCGACACTGCACGCGAACGGACTGACCGACGCCGACGGACACTGGACCGGAGGCGATGCGCGTCTGTGGTTCCTCGGGGACTACGTCGACCGCGGTCCCGACGGACTCGCCGTGATCGAGCTCGCGATGCGGCTCGAGGACGAGGCGGCGGCCGCCGGCGGGAGCGCGACCGCGCTGCTCGGCAACCACGAGATCCTGCTCCTCGGCACCCAGCGCTACGGCGAGACGGAGATCCCGTCGGACCCCCGCTTCAACTTCGCGGTGAACTGGATCCACAACGGCGGCGTCATCACCGATCTCGAGGGCCTCACCGAGGAGCACCTCGACTGGCTGACGACCCGCGACGTGATCGCCTCGGTCGACGGGCACCTGCTGATGCACTCCGACACGACGGGCTACCTGCTGTGGGCCGACGAGGTGGACCAGATCAACGCCGCCGTGCGCGCCGAGCTCCACATGCCCGACCTGGAGACCTGGTGGGAGGCCTGGACGCGGCTGACGCACCGCTACGCCTTCAGCGGCGAGGACGGGCACGAGGTCGCCCGCACCATGCTCGCGACGCTCGGCGGGAACGACATCGTCCACGGGCACACCATCGGCGCGACGCTGCGCGGCGGCGGCGTCACCGCGCACGACGAGCCGGTCCGGTACGCCGGCGGCCTCGTGCTCGACATCGACGGCGGGATCTACCTCGGCGGACCCTGCCAGCTCGTGCGCCTGGACACGCAGGAGCCGCCCGGGCTGGTCCCGGACGGCTCCCGCTGA